Proteins encoded within one genomic window of Besnoitia besnoiti strain Bb-Ger1 chromosome II, whole genome shotgun sequence:
- a CDS encoding DUF298 domain-containing protein (encoded by transcript BESB_036710), with the protein MASRGQEVGPSGRTQQTLVASFQSVTGCTNRTGATDFLRKHNFDLSRALDAYFSLPSREQKALQQTRNTPSHSSSSGSYGGVSASSSARERAAAKAKADEQYRAIVKTFQAYADAADGGEGSRGNSSAAAGAAAGGGSGAIEVPGLERLAEDLGVGLDDVFFLIFAFLCGCTEQGRITQEEFTRGMDRAGVCTVAALREAVPAVRASLAADKSLARQVYSFAFTYSLDVGQKALPLDLCVAYWRLLLLEADFPLMTEWHDFIEEELRNRVSALSKDPWLMLFDFMHSQGRSLCLDEYDEDGAWPLVIDEFVDWARRRRRARQDSGSTAVGQAVH; encoded by the coding sequence ATGGCGAGCCGTGGACAAGAAGTAGGACCCTCTGGAAGGACGCAGCAGACGTTGGTCGCGTCCTTCCAGTCTGTCACGGGCTGCACCAACCGGACGGGGGCGACTGATTTTCTGCGGAAGCACAACTTCGACTTGAGTCGAGCTCTTGATGCCTACTTTTCTCTGCCGTCGCGGGAGCaaaaggcgctgcagcaaaCAAGGAACACACCCAGTcactcctcgtcgtcgggaAGCTACGGCGGCGTCagcgcttcttcctcagcgcgcgagcgcgccgcagcgaaggcgaaagcTGACGAGCAGTACAGAGCCATTGTCAAAACGTTTCAGGCGtacgcagacgcggccgatggcggcgaaggcagtcGCGGgaacagcagcgccgccgctggagccgcggCCGGAGGAGGAAGTGGAGCGATCGAGGTGCCTGGGCTGGAGCGTCTCGCGGAGGATTTGGGTGTTGGCTTGGACGATGTGTTCTTTCTCATTTTTGCctttctctgcggctgcacgGAGCAAGGGCGCATCACCCAGGAGGAATTCACCCGAGGCATGGACCGAGCGGGGGTGTGTACAGTCGCAGCGCTGCGAGAAGCCGTGCCTGCGGTCCGCGCGAGCTTAGCGGCGGACAAGTCCCTCGCTCGGCAAGTCTATTCGTTCGCCTTCACCTACTCTCTAGACGTTGGTCAGAAGGCTTTGCCGCTCGATCTGTGCGTCGCGTactggcggctgctgctcctgGAAGCGGACTTCCCGCTCATGACGGAGTGGCACGACTTCATCGAGGAGGAACTCCGGAACCGCGTGAGCGCCCTCTCCAAGGACCCCTGGTTGATGCTGTTTGACTTCATGCATTCCCAAGGCAGATCTCTCTGTCTGGACGAGTACGACGAAGACGGGGCCTGGCCGCTTGTCATCGATGAATTCGTTGACTGggccagacgccgccgacgagccaGGCAGGACAGCGGCTCCACCGCTGTCGGGCAGGCGGTGCActga
- a CDS encoding hypothetical protein (encoded by transcript BESB_036720), producing MASGDVNIHTDKEIPPVLKSAIGEPKKTGYKFPHILFPYKSRYRSPHRQRWWPGSVPRFPLHSHPKRWASRHELSFAFFAFHGLKSGAERNLYELMHSLPLRGASSWFWREADADPWKHAGRKASRLQARGVRTVDTPEEVESAEQEACSAEVPGHTQDETSTGAEVCRRRLPKAARKQLIFSPNEIYYKHRPFKALVFGRLSVAQLGVAAPAGGLEPGASQTSSSDSASGGERAEGNREAQLARYLKHPLLISGRSRVAPPHASLGGWRWTPPADASRWVFRPKFPLPCRPDLFEPDAEEHAGRA from the exons AtggcgagcggagacgtGAACATTCACACAGACAAGGAGATTCCTCCAGTGCTCAAGTCGGCCATCGGCGAGCCGAAAAAGACCGGATACAAATTTCCACATATTCTTTTCCCTTACAAGTCGCGCTACCGCTCGCCTCACCGAC AGCGCTGGTGGCCAGGCTCGGTTCCGCGCTTCCCCCTCCATTCCCACCCGAAGCGCTGGGCGTCTCGGCACGAGCTCTCATTTgcgtttttcgcgtttcACGGGTTgaagagcggcgccgagcggaaTCTTTACGAACTTATGCACAGCCTGCCTCTCcgaggcgcctcgtcgtGGTTCTGGCGAGAAGCTGACGCGGATCCGTGGAAACATGCGGGCCGTAAAGCCAGTCGACTCCAGGCGcggggtgtacgtacagtcGACACTCCTGAGGAAGTAGAATCGGCAGAGCAGGaagcctgcagcgcagaggTTCCGGGGCACACGCAGGATGAAACGTCGACCGGAGCAGAGGTCTGTCGACGCAGACTGCCGAAAGCGGCACGAAAACAGCTCATTTTCTCTCCCAACGAGATTTATTACAAG CACCGGCCTTTCAAGGCGCTGGTCTTCGGCCGCTTGAGTGTTGCCCAGCTGGGggtcgctgcgcccgccggcggcctggAGCCAGGCGCCTCTCAGACTTCGTCCTCAGACTCCGCAtccggcggcgagcgagcagAAGGCAACAGAGAGGCACAGCTTGCTCGTTACCTGAAGCACCCCTTGCTCATCAGCGGCCGCAGTCGCgtggcgcctccgcacgccTCGCTTGGAGGCTGGCGGTGGACGCCTCCTGCGGATGCCAGCCGGTGGGTTTTCCGACCCAAATTCCCGTTGCCCTGTCGCCCCGATCTCTTCGAACCAGATGCTGAAGAGCATGCAGGCAGGGCCTGa
- a CDS encoding hypothetical protein (encoded by transcript BESB_036730): MPRAAPLLAGSLPACCPRPTPVYSVRSPPSRAPRMAFSSATSSPPSPGSPASSGSSSSPAAPGSSAPTPHSAAPASASPPQGFAAFSVPQGPADGGVAPACPSRQPPVHHLGLKGGQAPPSSLPPSSPAISVRLQSSAPPLPPPSAYRRWSRAPSGGLEAGLYCPPAPVQSTFASPFPFYSHSFPACAAPSSPPPPLFGPPPLAPTPQPTNPPSVEAQSCAAAAAAAAAALESISRAEALLASATEAAAVARSIQQAKDKWQRIASQGSGPEVEELRRALLQQAAAAEASAAAEALARAGALGLTKTAPPSRRNLWLLSLSSSLPFIGFGFVDNCVMITAGDVFDTTLCVTLGLTTMTAAALGNWISDLMGLWLGCRIEELSARILPLPKPDFTKEQLESPICRKYYYIGTGIGISIGCILGMAPLLFLDTKEGERRKQQREQARVLHSEVASCLKNYLQAEHVVLYLLDAQDSTFDAVVDGQSVCVPSHVGIPGVVFETGQLINWEGAHVKKRSTEEGASWALPAKGKQPSLSALSSLFFASSSKSAEKTEPPTSPPAPDPRLEPNDRAGDETLGGWRDSWTSPLLSALSPRKSVVTEEAAGTRERRGQPERGGEARSSAEERRSAEGGEERVQRTEKKEKTGGGDEAPEGVPSSGPLPGVHTLPGTPDVRHVLAAPIFGIEGNIIGVVEVINPVGRPRFTDQDRDFLLSICPHIAVQLEGRQHLTKIIELCRKQVASREKTPSPPESGDSEGSKWLESHTQMSPY, from the exons atgccgcgcgccgcgccgctgctggcgggcTCGCTTCCTGCCTGCTGCCCGCGACCCACCCCGGTGTATTCCGTGCGCTCGCCCCcctcgcgagcgcctcgcatGGCGTTTTCGTCTGCtacctcgtcgccgcccagccctggatcgcctgcctcctcggggtcgtcttcctcgcctgccgcgccgggctcctcagcgccgacgcctcactccgctgcgccggcgtcggcctcgccgccgcagggttTCGCCGCCTTTTCGGTTCCACAAGGGCCTGCCGACGGAGGagtcgcgcctgcgtgccCGTCTCGTCAACCCCCAGTGCATCACCTGGGCCTAAAGGGCGGtcaggcgccgccttcgtctctgcctccttcgtCCCCTGCGATTTCCGTCCGGCTCcagtcctccgcgcctcctcttccgccgccctctgcctaCCGCCGCTGGTCGCGAGCACCCTCCGGGGGCCTCGAGGCGGGACTGTACtgcccgcccgcgccggtTCAGTCGACATTTGCTTCTCCTTTTCCCTTCTACTCGCACTCGttccccgcctgcgccgcgccctcgtcgccgccgccgccgctctttgggcctccgccgcttgcTCCCACGCCGCAGCCCACCAACCCCCCGTCTGTGGAGGCAcagagctgcgccgctgccgcggcggctgcggctgcggcgctggagagcatatcgcgcgccgaggcgctgctcgcctccgcgacggaggctgcggccgtcgcccgctCCATCCAGCAGGCAAAGGACAAGTGGCAGCGGATAGCCTCGCAGGGCAGCGGTCCAGAagtcgaggagctgcgccgggcgctgctgcagcaggccgccgctgccgaggcctccgccgccgcggaagcgcttGCGAGAGCCG GCGCCTTAGGCCTGACGAAaaccgcgccgccgtcccgAAGGAACTTGTGGCTACTCTCTTTGTCCTCCAGCCTTCCCTTCATCGGCTTCGGCTTCGTGGACAACTGCGTCATGATCACTGCCGGCGACGTG TTCGACACGACGCTATGCGTGACACTCGGCCTGACGACGAtgaccgcggcggcgctggggaACTGGATTTCTGACCTGATGGGACTGTGGCTGGGGTGTCGCATTGAGGAGCTGAGCGCACGCATCCTGCCGCTCCCGAAGCCTGA CTTCACGAAGGAGCAACTCGAGAGCCCTATCTGTCGCAAGTACTACTACATCGGGACGGGCATTGGCATTTCCATCGGCTGCATCCTCG GcatggcgccgctgctgttcCTGGACAcgaaggagggcgagcggcggaagcagcagcgcgagcaggcgcgTGTGCTTCACTCGGAGGTGGCGAGCTGTCTCAAGAATTACCTCCAGGCTGAACACGTTGTCCTCTATCTCCTCGATGCCCAGGACAGCACCTTTGACGCCGTCGTCGACGGCCAAAGCGTCTGCGTGCCC TCTCACGTAGGCATTCCGGGCGTCGTGTTTGAAACTGGCCAGTTGATAAACTGGGAAGGCGCGCATGTGAAGAAGAGGTcgacggaggagggcgcgtcGTGGGCACTGCCAGCGAAGGGCAAGCAgccttcgctctcggcgcttTCGTCGTTGttcttcgcctcgtcttccaagagcgcggagaaaacCGAGCCTCccacgtctccgccggctccGGATCCGAGGCTCGAGCCCAACGaccgcgcgggagacgaaaCGCTGGGGGGATGGCGGGATAGCTGGacgtcgccgctgctctcCGCCTTGTCGCCGAGGAAGTCAGTGGTAACTGAAGAAGCTGCGGGCACACGCGAAAGGCGGGGACAGccagagcgaggaggcgaagcgcgttCTTCAGccgaagagagacgaagcgcagagggcggcgaggagcgagTACAAAGgacggagaaaaaagagaaaactggaggaggcgacgaggcgccggaaggcGTGCCTTCGTCAGGGCCCCTTccaggtgtacatacactgcCCGGGACGCCAGACGTCAGACACGTTCTAGCGGCGCCGATCTTTGGCATTGAG GGCAACATCATCGGCGTCGTGGAGGTGATCAACCCCGTcgggcggccgcgcttcACTGACCAAGATCGCGActtccttctctccatcTGTCCGCACATCGCGGTTCAGCTCGAAGGCCGGCAACATCTGACAAAGATCATTGA GCTGTGTCGCAAGCAGGTTGCGAGtcgcgagaagacgccgagtcCGCCAGAGTCTGGCGACTCCGAAGGGAGCAAGTGGCTCGAGTCTCACACGCAGATGTCTCCGTACTGA
- a CDS encoding hypothetical protein (encoded by transcript BESB_036740), with product MLHDAETEAQQADERGATGARREVAAKNLAPLFLDRLDRQSKVPPSELRNCDTAAKKAEKILARASTRQHARARRLEPRRKRIKGGRDGGGRGTLLGCRRAYKSSVQSLSARARRHEGEAACTRMRPRPLVVLSAGAGIARGAPDISRGDRSDEGTWRLHARQVPVGRRAERCARPKARLAEAESASRRVSRGNAASPPTATARQSASPSASFSQIRGPQASRAAATRLRKTTGSASSSGCWCTRHCTAIRQKNLPKKRRSSRAPREKKDRPCARCEDPETKEARAARAERGFRKPRQTSAACLRCPSRGRRAAAERRESSEKQSRGLEEDRAGRSREAFGAKLTQQERIVEKASGKEAVVPAVQRVQEETNDVCSDFRRACFGRRHLHTAGCVCVFLKARGICHLTPALPADEEI from the exons ATGCTCCACGACgccgagacagaggcgcaaCAGGCCGATGAAAGGGGGGCGaccggcgcccgccgggAGGTCGCGGCGAAGAACTTGGCGCCGCTCTTCCTCGACAGACTAGACCGACAAAGCAAG GTGCCCCCGAGCGAGCTGCGCAACTGCGACACCGCCGCAAAAAAGGCAGAGAAGAtcctcgcgcgggcgtcgacgcgtcaacacgctcgcgcgcgacgttTGGAGCCGAGACGCAAGAGAATCAAGGGTGGaagggacgggggggggcggggtaCACTCCTCGGCTGTCGGCGCGCGTACAAGAGCAGTGTTCAGAGTTTgtctgcgcgggcgaggcggcacgagggcgaagcggcgtGCACGCGGAtgcgtcctcgtcctcttgTTGTCCTGTCTGCAGGTGCGGGGATTGCACGCGGTGCTCCCGATATTAGCCGCGGTGATAGGAGCGACGAAGGCACTTGGCGCCTACATGCTCGGCAAGTTCCTGTGGGACGACGGGCAGaacgctgcgcgcgcccgaAAGCTCGTCttgcagaggcggaaagcgCTTCGCGACGCGTGAGCCGCGGGAACGCGGCGAGTCCAccgacggcgaccgcgagacaGTCTGCAAGCCCTAGCGCTTCATTTTCGCAGATCCgagggccgcaggcgagccgggcggcggcgacgcgtctgaGGAAGACAACGGGCTCCGCCAGCTCCTCCGGATGCTGGTGCACCAGGCACTGCACGGCAATCAGGCAAAAAAACCTGCCGAAAAAGCGACGGTCCTCTAGAGCGCCTCGCGAAAAGAAAGACCGAccgtgcgcgcgctgcgaggatccagagacgaaggaagcgcgtgccgcgcgagcggagcgGGGCTTTAGAAAGCCGCGGCAGACTTCGGCTGCCTGTCTGCGATGCCCGTCTCGtggaagacgcgccgcagctgagaggcgagaaagTAGCGAAAAGCAGAGCAGAGGCCTGGAGGAGGATCGCGCAGGGAggtcgcgcgaggccttcggcGCCAAGTTGACGCAGCAGGAACGCATCGTCGAAAAGGCGAGCGGGAAGGAGGCCGTCGTACCTGCTGTCCAGCGAGTCCAAGAAGAAACAAATGACGTGTGTTCTGATTTCAGGCGGGCATGCTTCGGGCGCAGACATCTGCACACGGCTGGATGCGTGTGCGTTTTTCTAAAGGCTCGCGGGATCTGTCATCTGACtcccgcgctgcctgcggacgAGGAGATCTGA
- a CDS encoding zinc finger, C3HC4 type (RING finger) domain-containing protein (encoded by transcript BESB_036750), with the protein MSALSLSRPSSPPRAGGRLCRRAECVSSSHAPSSSTTRPEAAARQLACLAPVALARSPSCSSPLRPAACSSRSLSSLSPSFSPLSSLSPLSSLSPLSPSLSSRLPPLPLLFAAAAFAQAVWDYGRASPEADEVGVRRDGRERLVSPLGQQGRFSLSADSTEEDSLSAELSSPSAEVSERESGPTELAGSRRPLRKMKEATQSVPHWQPPPRAYAVATEIAEAPSPHPYPVPPRRRGTRLRKRARERNRRPRASGTRAMRLPGCAGAPAAGASQRAAS; encoded by the coding sequence ATGTCTGCCTTGTCTCTGtctcggccttcttcgcctccgcgggccggcggccgcctctgcaggcgggcGGAGTGTGTCTCGTCTTCTCACGCACCGTCCTCTTCGACTACTCGccccgaggccgcagcgcggcagctggcgtgcctcgcgcccgtcgccctcgctcgcaGTCCTTCTTGCTCCTCTCCcctgcggcctgctgcgtgttcctctcgctcgctcagctctctctctccctctttctctcctctctcttctctctctcctctctcttctctctctcctctctctccttctctctcgtcgcggctgcctccgtTGCCGCTTCTCtttgcagccgcggccttcgcccaGGCAGTATGGGACTACGGGCGAGCGAGcccggaggcagacgaagtGGGCGTCCGtcgcgacgggcgcgagcggctcgtGTCGCCCCTGGGTCAGCAGGGGCGCTTTTCGCTGAGCGCGGACTCCACCGAGGAGgactctctctccgcggagctgtcctcgccgtctgcggaggTCTCCGAGCGGGAGTCAGGTCCCACGGAGCTCGCTGGgagccggcggcctctgcggaagATGAAAGAGGCGACCCAGTCGGTCCCGCActggcagcctccgccgcgggcgtaCGCAGTCGCGACCGAGATTGCCGAGGCTCCCTCCCCACACCCCTACCCCGTCcccccgcggaggaggggaaCGCGCCTGAGgaagcgcgcccgcgagcgaaatcgacgccctcgcgccAGTGGAACGCGCGCGATGCGCCTTCCAGGCTGCGCAGgagctccagcagcaggcgcgtccCAACGCGCAGCGAGCTAG